gggaacccctgggattgagtaatcagtctttttgattataattattaaaggtcatctgagcctgaggtggaataagtatatattgttggattgtcagaatgttaagtcatgtcataaaacgtaatcacaaagtcgtctgaatatagattgttggattgatgcgaaactcggtggatgcgatttccattgatccctttgtttgtacaagtataaattaagtataaattaaatgtagacctatttaacacacatttttcaatttagcttatagtatgtcattggtggtattcgtggtaacaacatttccaacccggttagttgtgcatgtgctacacacaaaaaattactagcattcaaagtacttgtcaatgtaaaattatgaaacatgaatttcatccatggtgttgtcttttttaaagacatttcttgttacctACTGATACGATATTTATGATAAACGTTTTAGAAGCTTTTCTAATAATATATGTTTATATACTATTTAATTCACCATGCGTTTGATTTTGACTACACAACATTGTGATGTTCCCTGAGCATGCTGAGtaatttattagcttttattataTGACCATTTTTCTTTGTgtacaatttaaagctatttcatgaaagTTGGTAATATCCTTTGCTATGTAATCACAGTAATCAAAGTCAagactacatgtataatattttatGGATTGGGAATTCCCTGGAATATAAATTGCTCAgacattggttttttttattctacaggaagtgttgtaatctgaaaggttaatgtttataattaggtttgggaatttccagattacatcATATGTTGTGAAAGAGTGAATGAAGTAATGGGCTATTATGGACATTTTGGTGTTCAGTATATGAGCAAATGTAAACATTATTTTTGAGAGAATTTTACTACAGTGATGTTGTGGTCTAggtaatatgcttacagtccatatgccttcaaagaaaggtGATTGCGAACGAGACATatcttatgtagtcaatgtactactccagtaataacggagaagatctagaatacgtcaaaatgcgcacctcttccaagaaaggaatatattcttctgtcgacttgctgaagtctggtttacgaAGCAACACATccgtcaatgtaagtggaaacagggggatGCAAGGCAGGCCTGTTTTCCATTACAAATTGTGTTAAAGGTGAaaagagcaccattttggagattgtcatctgtgcgaggattttataggCAAGGAATGTATCAATTCAAGTCAACAGTGGACTTCGCTTGagcagtgatcttcgcaggacaagtagcTACAGCCTACAAGTGAACCAGGATATACATCAGAACTTCGtaatcaacaacaacaagaagGCTGCTGGTTAAGTAAcattacaattgaatatatgaatacaaaagccacctaagtccatactttggccaaattgagttaagcatgggaaattgttgctatacataggcctgtcatatgcatgaaagaacaactcaaattcattctctgtgtctattgggcatgtgaaaaatagcatgtatgaaagaatcacccaattccatgatttgagtcttgtaacacattgattgaaatccagtatgtataaaagtccacttgtaacacattcattgctagagaatgacttttgaacaaagaatgggtttaataaaggaaagtgtgtggtttatattacatggcagaatgcttatcaacattatacatacctgtgcgctttattttgtattatcttactagtggtaatctcattctaacattgttgtctttgtatatgattccaaaaaccacctaagtccaaaatttaaaatgaaccccacgaagtccctgaaatgctaatcgtcatacctaatacagtttaatccactcatttgcacgtaaaacttaccatattgaccaggtaaatctaactgaaggaattaaaatgatacacgggtttttctctcaaaataacttcgcatggacttaggtggcttttgtattcatgtattcaattactaaACAGGGGATTTGATTGATTCTGACTGATTGTatgtatttgtgacgtgtcatgtcatgtcaaaaggagacacttttgggcaggattgtcaATGGAGAAATAGTCAAAATCTGctcgggtgattttttcacaatttcggtttgttgcgaatttgtgatgttattaatgttaaaaatgttgtctgataatttcagacccgaatataactggcatcttgtatttttggagacatttttcaaggtaattcctactctcaacattgtcaataatatttgtaaagacaatttccaattttataataccataacttgcaaactcaatatcttcgctttaataggaatgtccgattacattgggaaaatggcgttgtggagcaaaatatctctatatttaagatatgtgaaaacctcaaaattgataacctgcccaaaagtgtctccttttgacatgacacgtcacattttatgttcactcacaaaattattgataaatcattctttacttttcattaaagattcagattgTGCTAAATTAATCAGAcagtgtgaatttgggtaaaaggtgttttggCTTTGAGTCATTTACGAATCCTAACAGCATACCGCTTAAAAGCAATTGTATTTCGGTGCTTCCCGAATATTATggttgacaaaaaacaaaaatatttcgaTACATTAAGGACCATTGCATCATGCCTCAAATGATACTTTTTCATGGGGGAAATTAGTAGTAGAGCTGGATGAACCCGCGTGACACAGTATAAAACTGGAAATTTCAATGTCCTTCGTGGGTTACACGTGGCAGTTTGTATCAAAggtgaaaatcgcaatctctttttATACGGCCTTTCTCAATGGACAATCGGCACGTATGAACCACACGTATGAGTGAAGTTAAACGTTCACACCTTACTGTTGGTTTAttgtaatgatttcttacaaacaaaatggatcataTTAATAGTTTCCTTCTTatgcaagctgcaatcccatatcttcacaatcacaatctgggacctcgtgcaatcctccaagatgacaacgctcgccccaCAGAGTCAGGGTAGTCAACTACTACctgcagaatatgggagtagagagaatggaatggcctgccatcagcccagacctcaacccgattgaacacttgtgagacCAGTTTTTTCGTGCTGAGcgtggcaggggggaatggggggGGGGATTTCCCCAGACAGAAGCTCTGCCCCAACCCCCCAACCCCTcagaaaaattgaaaagaggggTGAAAAGCCACTTTTAGCCAAAATTAGGTGAAAATGCCGCCACCCCCCAGTCGGAGGCTCTGCCCTCTTTGCCCTCCCCCAGGAAAAATTCTGGCGCCGCCGCtgcgtgccagagtagccaatgcaatcacattgaatgacctgcgacgaatcctggttgaagaatggaaagCCATCCcatagcaacgtgtgaccaggttGGTGAGCAGCATGACGAGGATGTGCCTGGCTGTTATGGCTCCGTATGGTTTTTTCACCCGCTATTTATAAGTGACtggtgttgtttgagcacagaataatggccaatttggcacattctgctTGAGACCTCACTACATTCATAAGACGTGTACCCCAGCCGTGAAAAGGGTGATTGTGTCATACATgtatgtggtgtcattgtaaagggaataaagtagctatccattgatatgcaacatgatatgaacatgatacaaataatttgagatatagatgcttgaaaaaactttcaaaacttttgttgaggagtttatatctcAACCTCCTCAATGCCTATCAATAACCACCGGTAGGCATGCTCCAACTGTTGCTGTACTCGTTTTCTTCCACTTTTATTTGAACATCGGGTGAAACCATCGGCATCATTTTCTGAAGGGCTACTACATTGTACCCTTTGAGTTCAGCATAAATGATATTAGGAAGAGAATGAATGACATCATAGACGGCAGAAAACCATTCAGGAGCAGTCTGGTGCTGGTTTTCCTGCAACAGGTAAAGCCTTTCGATAGAAGGATGGCCACGCAAACCTTTAAAACCAGGCGGGGTATAAGGTCCATCTGCAAGCTTGAGAGATGTGAGCTTCTTGAGATGTTTAGCAATATGTGCAATGTTCTCATCTGTTATCATCTGACCGTAGAGCTCCAACACCTGCAATTGTGTTAGTGCTGAAATCATCACAGCAAATATTTCTCCTGAAGGAGGACGAATTCCAACCAAGGTAAGACGTCTCAAATCCTGCCATTTGTCAGCGATGCCACACAAGAACTCGTCAATTTTGAAGTAGTGAATAACGTTGTCCGGATTATCGATTGAAAGTCTGAAGCATCTAACTTTTGTCAACTTCAAAAGTGCTACCAACATTGTACAAAGTTGGCTACTGAAATCTGAAGTATATTCTCGTCTAGGTATCGCAGTACTGAGAAAGTTCAGCTCTGTTATATCATGTGAAAGTGCGTCCCAACCTTCAGGTTTCAAATACCGTGGATTCATTCCAGTAATTGTCAAACGTCGCAGGTTTTTGTACTTTCCGAGACGAATCACCAACTTGTGATGCGAGCCACGGCCATCGAAACCGACAATGTACAATGGGATTTCACATACTTTGATACTTTTAGCCACTGGCAAATTATCATATAAATGAGGAAGAGGAATATATGAAACAGTGATGTCGGCCAGTGCACGTGCCGCTTCTGGGGGATCATCCGCAGAGAGAAAGGAAATAGTTTCAAGATTACCATACGTTTGCTGTAGATGCGCCAGAATTTTTTTACTTGTAATGTGAAGATAAATGGATTTCAATGATCCACTAGTGTACTTCTTTAGAAAATCATGTACAGCTTTTTCGGTTGCGGGGAACACCCAACTCTTGTCGTCTAGCCTCCTCGTGATATTGCATCTGCCCGGTCCCCAGCTCTTCTGTGTCTTCTGTTCTTGCCAGAAATCAATGTGTGCCCAAGCTTGTGGATTTGAGAGTATTCTGTTGCATCTTTTATTAACTCTGTCAAAGATACAAGAAATGCGTAAATTATTAAGTGATGTTCTGTAATAGATTAAGAGCTGTACGATTAACAACGTTCTTGTCTTACATTGACTTATAATCTCTGTTTCAAGATTAAAAGCTTTGTTTTGTCGTATTCACATGATAGAGAGGGAATAGAATACCCGGGGCATTCACTAAAAATGGGTAACAGGCCACATTGGGCCCCATGTTACAAATCCCTCTCACACAATAACCCCCATTTCCGTTTTGCTGTCATCCAATGACCCCTACTTCTGAGCAAATTTTGGATAAGCTCTCACCGAAGGACTCCATTTTTCTCTAAAATGAccagaattttgcatttttccccaaaatggttttttttctccATTCTCTTGAGCCTACTTGTAGAtagctctcacccaatgacccacaCTTTGGGGGCTtcagcaaccccccccccccccccatacctcAAAAACATGCTTTGCTCTGCTCATACCTCCATCGGTGTAACATGCTATGGCTTATCGTGATTAAATGACTGTTCACTTATTAGAGGACCATTCTCTAGGATGAGTAAATGAGCCAGTGTACACTGTCTAAATATGGGGCGTATAAATAATATAACACAAAAGATATTTTGTACGTATtttaatcgcaaaaaaaaaatccagtcttacggtcgttttatcttttcagtttagGTTTCGATTCTCgggttattttgaagtgttagtatggtacgtgtgaacaatccttttattctagtcttttgttgcctactgaaaagttgaacgaagataatttctgttttcggtttgggagttatgttaatttctgacacgAAAACGTgagatgctaatctagacaaaagaagtgtctaaatgttacggtcgtaaattcgcgataagttATACGGCTTcattgacttgcgtttggtgtataggtacttccgcctaggcgggagtgACTCGCGAAAATAAACTACCATTGAAatatatatactaaccatgttgccaagttataagcaaaattctttcatattggcgatgaaacgagcgtctaaaatagccaaatatctcccaatgaggcgtgcAAGTGGCGATTTGGTCATCATGTTATATTGCAATGCAATActaaagaattgcattggagcgaacataatttattctattcatttgtAACAATGatctaatctgataattggttgggcttATATGCGAGACTCGAgttaattttaaatgtttatttttgcggaGCTGATTTTGATCAGGCATTGATCAAAATGATAAATTTCACAAAGAGGGAgggggagatacttgagactgacagactgaacaagtgaggggAAGGGGGCGAGGGAGAAAGAGATGATAGGGAGAGACGAAAAGATTAGAAAAAGAAGAACacgagaggagagagaaggggCCCGGGGGGAGAGGGGATACTGattgggagggggagggaggaaggaAGTGAAATAGGATGTGCTACATTGATACAAAAAAAGTcaggagggaagggcgacacagGCCCGTAGCCAAGATTTATTGGGGTGCGATCGGCTCAAAAGTGGACcgtttgtgatttaagggctgattttcaacgtttttacagaaaaaagtggacctttttattCGCAATTTAATTGGCAATTTGTCACCACTTTAACGACATCAAaggtctatcataggtagaggacaTAAAagcgagagggcgctagaccactaaaaaacACCGATGTGTGTTCTATAATTCAACACTGTGTGTGTTCTATAATCTTTTCTTATCCAGCCTTGATTGACATCAGACATCCTCCTCTATTGAATGAAAtgttaagctgattggtacttcaaacttcaatgaattcaaattacagatcaactcacattCACATAGTTAGCGTTCAATATTTTCGTCTGGGGATGGGAGATTAGAGGGGGAGTCCGaaaacttggggggggggggggctggggggGAATCTGGTCGGTTTTTTATTTGCACCAtgagggggaatgttaagttttgaATTGAGAAAGCAATTATTTTTGACCGGGCAAAATTTtgtatcgattttttttttttttatcacataaatatttgaacgttCCCAAAAAAAGAACAACTTGGCCTACCTTATGTGCTtgttcactcactcactcactcactcattcaaTCAATTACTCACTCACTcagtcactcactcactcaatcaatcacaAAAGACATACCTCATAACCATAAGACGTTCATATAGAGTGAGGAATGAGAAGATGATAATGAGAGCATCATCGGTGAGCATGTCAAAAGGACATACCACGTGGTCCAACAATGTATTGCAAGGCGCTTGATCCATCCTGGTTGAGAAAAATATATATCGCAAAGTTatgccaatcaaattaaggaaaatcagggATTTAATCCACCACTAATTGtgacagaaaccatttaatcaccattcactTTGTGATGTGTCCTgggtaatttgatttaattattttactttgtttacaagctgtttgtttgtttacccagttggtccgtgagggacacatgctaatccatgggaaatccatggaccgttccaagctcatacaataacaagaaatgtctttaaaaaagacaatgcctccaagataccagtgggcaccttttgctataatgctagctttaaggtaacgctattggatatagatttttgtctgattgaaatatgtgagtccacttctcctgattacaagactgcaaattttattttaatcggatattcggttaccaacaTATGgcatgtcaaaatggcgcgaaaccaagaagttgacaacaaatttcttttatttttgttatgcaatgttgtcaggtaggccttattttctaattatatatgcaagaattatacaaagtaaaatgttcagatcggctacaaaataagatataaaacccatggatgcctttggcaaatttccatttgcataattaattagggccctaatcaacttttctaataagtggccctaattaattatgcaaattgaaatttgccaaaacgcaaccgtaattttgtagtatagtgtgtgttctacccatgtgccatgcctcagtaccatagctcttttaattgtatctgaaatctttactttgcataattcatgcatgtaattagaaaatcatctggcaactggacttgtcaaaaatatagaaaataaaaagaaagttggtgccaattttttgttttggtttcgcgccattttgacaggccatatctcaagaaccgaatgtaatctacagggcataagctttaacatattatttaaatagaaagaaaaatagggccacggtcacataaagccatcttgcaatcttgcagataattctgatgtatgaaataaaaccttcaaactttcagatatgaagagttccagatgcaggcagccgtttctgttttttaaatataggcataagttgtatcaagagtcatttctcgtggatttgttgactgaaaattacgattgtaacgtttcagagtaacacattttcgtatcagattcttttatgcttgtttattatattttgtattcaggactaaaataatattaatattattatatttaggggggtattttcataggccattactttttttgtatgtgtaattgaataaaaaatcaaaaacattattgttttgttttgtttccttcatttgtgctttgtcttgcatcgaaagggccaatatcaacaccttgtttgtaagaagtattgtgtggggaaagatgattcttgcattttatttttattttatcttaacaaacaaaaagcaactttctcagtcatagtcttgaaacggtcatgggtatgcatgcaaaaatattgcaacagtactcagtagaatgtaaaaaactgacatacataccaccaacatgaccaaccacgcatgggaattagggaagcaaatactttaaaacgaattatatatcaacgcaataaaattgcaatactttgaacagcaatgaagccggccataggcgcggctaggcgtatcataccatacattgcagttcaaatgcatcatgatcatgattgtggcctagacgagctaggcctgcatgccagtcggtctgctgactcgccgcggcacaaaaatacctccaattttgcacaaaacaatccatgatgtcaaattatcacatctaaagtgtcgccatgaacgtcagcttcaacttctccagccaaagtttttgcattgataatcaggtttcatgtaatcatgaaatttttAAACcctgtttgatgtgtattcccattgccacagcaaaCCGGTTTTCAACTTGTCttctacgataaagctgctgatgagcgctgaggctacaacctataattaa
Above is a genomic segment from Amphiura filiformis chromosome 17, Afil_fr2py, whole genome shotgun sequence containing:
- the LOC140138415 gene encoding uncharacterized protein, which translates into the protein MDQAPCNTLLDHVVCPFDMLTDDALIIIFSFLTLYERLMVMRVNKRCNRILSNPQAWAHIDFWQEQKTQKSWGPGRCNITRRLDDKSWVFPATEKAVHDFLKKYTSGSLKSIYLHITSKKILAHLQQTYGNLETISFLSADDPPEAARALADITVSYIPLPHLYDNLPVAKSIKVCEIPLYIVGFDGRGSHHKLVIRLGKYKNLRRLTITGMNPRYLKPEGWDALSHDITELNFLSTAIPRREYTSDFSSQLCTMLVALLKLTKVRCFRLSIDNPDNVIHYFKIDEFLCGIADKWQDLRRLTLVGIRPPSGEIFAVMISALTQLQVLELYGQMITDENIAHIAKHLKKLTSLKLADGPYTPPGFKGLRGHPSIERLYLLQENQHQTAPEWFSAVYDVIHSLPNIIYAELKGYNVVALQKMMPMVSPDVQIKVEENEYSNSWSMPTGGY